The DNA window AGTTTACAAAAAAAAAACAAATTTTAGCTAACAAAGTTAAAATTATTTTACGTTAAATGAAAGATAAATCATACTATTTTCCCTTCAAAAACTTTTTTTGCAGGTCCAGTTAAAAAAATATCATAAACCTTATCTGACATATCAAAGCTAACAGCTAATTGTCCTCCTTTTGTTTCCAAAAGGATATTTTTATTTTGTTTTATCAGTCCCAAAAAATATGATACTATTGAGGAGGCAACACTACCTGTCCCACAGGCTAATGTTTCATCTTCAACGCCTCGTTCATATGTCCGTATTTTAATTTTATTATCCACAATTTGACAAAAATTAACATTTGTACCCTCGGGATATATTTGAGTGTCGTATCGCAACTTACGTCCAATCTTTTTTACATTGTAATTCTCGACATTTTCTACAAAAACAACCAAATGCGGAGAGCCTGTGTTGATTTTGTACATTTTTTCATTTACAGCTTCGGGTAGTGAGGAATCAGACATTTTTAATCTGATTTGTCCATCAGATAACAAATCTGCCTTATGTTCTCCATCAACTGCAAAAAAAGTTGTACTCTTATCGAACAATTTAAGATTATGTGCGAACAGTACTGCACATCGCCCTCCATTTCCACACATTGTTCCTTCCGCTCCATCGCTATTGAAATAACGCATATAAAAGTCACCGTGATCGCTGTTTTCTATCATTATTAAACCATCGGCACCAATGGCAAAATGCCTGTTACAAAGAAAAGATATCTCCTTTGAGGTAAGTGCAGAATATTGTTGAGAGCGGTTATCGAGCATTATAAAATCGTTTCCTGCTCCGTGATATTTGAAAAAATTTATCTGCTTGAATATCATAGGCTGAAAAATTTGCATGAATTAATACTAAAAAGATAAAAATAAGAATTTAATATGACAACATGTCATCTAAGGTTAAAAGTTGGTTAAAATTTAGTCACTAAAGAAACACATTTAAATTTAAGTACGTTAATTGCGATATAAAGATATTAAAACATCAAACATTACAAATATGAAACGAAATACTTTTTTTCTTAGTTTACTTACTGGATTTTCTGGTGGTGCTATTGTTTTAATAGCATATCTATTTTTCTCAAATCCAAAGGAAAACAACTCACATTCAACTGTTGAATTTAAGAGTTCAACCCCTGTACAACTTGCCGAGTCAGTTCATAACGTGCAAAATAGCCGTTACGTTAATTTAACTGCAGCTGCACAAAAATCTGTTGATGCAGTTGTACACGTTAAAACATTAAGTTCGCGACAAAGCCAAAGCTACTCAAATCCATTTTTAGACTTTTTCTTTGGCTCGCCGGGCTTTGGCTATGAAGAGAAACCTGTTCTTTCATCAGGTTCAGGAGTAATAATAACGGAAGATGGATTTATTGTAACCAACAACCATGTTATTGAAAATTCTAATAGAGTTGAGGTGACCCTAAACGACAAGCGAACTTTTGAAGCACAACTTATTGGAACTGACCCGAGTACCGATATCGCTTTGTTAAAAATTGAAGGCAATAATTTCTCTTGTTTACCTTTCGGAAATTCAGATTCTGCAAAAGTTGGCGAATGGGTATTAGCTGTCGGCAACCCATTTAATTTGACATCAACAGTTACCGCAGGTATAATCTCTGCTAAAGCTCGGAATATCAATATTATAAATAAAAAGTACGGTATCGAGTCGTTCATTCAAACCGATGCTGCTGTAAATCCTGGAAATAGTGGTGGAGCTTTAGTTAACAGTAAGGGCGAGCTAATAGGAATAAACACGGCAATTGCCTCTCATACAGGCACGTTTACAGGATACTCATTTGCGATTCCGATTAGTATCGTTCAAAAAGTTGTTAGCGATTTAGTAGAGTTTGGCGAAGTTCAACGAGCTATATTAGGAATTGTTGTAAGCGACATTAACAGTCAACTAGCTGAAAAATTTAATCTAAAAGTTTTAGATGGGGTATTAGTCCAACAAACTGAGGCTGGAAGCCCTGCAAGCAAAGCAGGCATTGAACCTGGCGATGTTATCACTCATATTGGTGCTATTCAAATTAAAACCCTCTCTGAGTTTCAAGATCATCTGATACGTTTTAGACCCGGAGATGAAATATCTCTAACGATAAATCGCAACGGAAAAACAGTAGATAAAAAAGCTATTCTTCAGAATCGCTTTGGTTCTACCGATATTATTAAAAGAACCGATGTTATGAATGTATTAGGAGCTATATTTAAACCTATCAGTAAAGATGATGCCAAAAGCTTAGGTATTAAAGGAGGATTGCAAGTTATTGATTTAGAAAAAGGCAAATTGTTAAACGCAGGGATAAGAAATGGGTTTATAATAACAATCGTAAATGGTCAAAGTATATTGAAAATTGAAGATTTGAATGATGCTCTAAATAAGGCAACAAAAGGAGGCGTGTATGTTGAAGGAATTTATCCTAACGGAATGAGGGCTTATTACGCTTTTGGACTGTAAATATAGGAACAAGGTAAAAGTTGAAAGGCACTTGCTCCTTTCTCCTTTTACCTTTTAGAATTCAAACTTCAACTGTACACGTATTCCAAATTTTGGGATTTCAGTTTGATTAGTCACATTCTCTTGGTAATCGAGATATGTAAGTCTCCACATTGCATCAATTCTAAAAAGCTTTAATATATTCTCTATTCCCATGCTTGCTTCTACGTATGGCACGGTTAATTCACGCAATCCTTCCGGGAATTTCATTAAACTCACATTATTATCGCTTACTCGTCCTATTAGTCCTTTAGCAGCTACAACTTCACGCCATTTCAGTTTGCGGAATAGTGGAATTCTGTTAAAAAAGAAACCGTCAAAATGGTGTTCGGCTAGCAAACTAACGTACTTGTCGGAAACAAATTCATAATAATTCATCATGTTGAACGCATAATTGTCGTAGGCGTAGGTTTCGTTACCTTCATGAAGCTGAAGCAATGGATATGGCGCGTTACCAAAATACATTCCCATATCCAAAATATATTTTAAACGGCCTATGGGGTTAATACTAAACCCGTGCTCTACGCTTGCGTGAATACGATAATATTCATATTCACTGTTAAAAACACCTTTTAATCCTGCCGTGAGATCAAAGTTAAGTATCGGATAATTTGTTCCGAGACTAATTCGCAAAAATTCGCCTAACAAAAACTTTTCATTATATGCATACCTAGTATTTAGCGTTATTTCAGTGCTTGGAAGCTTTTCTAGACTTGTCTGTTCTCCATTAGCAAAAACAACAAAAGGCACGTATTCGGTACTCCAAATCTGCCGAGTATTTACTTTTAAAGTGTTCGACAAGCCTTGAAACCATTCGTATTCAAAAAATATTTCAGCCTCGTCAACCATTGTGAGCTTACGATTATAGGTTCGTCTTAGAAACGAAGCTAAAATATTGTCTTGTGTAAACGCATTTTGGCTGATTCCTAACTGTTCAATATCGTGTTTTACATTCCACCCTGCTGACTTACGTGGATTTTTATTGAACATATATAATCCGCCAGTTGCAAATTTCCAACGTTTATCTCCTTCTCCGTAAGCAACATGTCCGGTCAACATTAGCTTGGTGCTAAAATCATTGCTTGTCCTCCCTCCAAAGCGAAATCTATTCCCTTCTATTGCATTAAAACTATATAGTTTGTAATAGGGACCTATTTCAAAAAATTTATAAATATAATGACCATTAACCAAGGTGTTTATGACATCTACCCAAGTTTGAAATATCGGAACTTGCTTAATGCTATCAACCATGTCGTAAATTTGGAGCTCTTTTTTAGTTAACTCCATGTGTCTTAACTTGCCCCATTCTTCATCTGAGAAATTATTAACACTATCAAGAGTAATAAATTCTTGAGCTAATTGTGGGTTAAAGAAATTATCATCACGTTTTTTCCCAATTACAACATTTTTATACGATGTAGTTTTGTTTCCAAATATTCCTGACGTGTTATCAGATATATTAAAATCGATAAAAATGTCTTCGGTTTTTGTAAACCAAAGGCTATCACCAACATATTGATACTCTAAGTCATAAATCAAATCATTAACAAAATTTAGATTTGCATCTTGAGCCAATCTTGCATTTATTTTTGACAATGCAAATGTGGTATCATGAATCCAGAAGTTGCCTGTAAAGGTAGGTTCTTGCGATCGTCTGGGTAAGTACGATATTTGATAACACCATCTATTATTAATATACGCGCTATCAATCAAATAATATTTGTAATAAATTGATCCAAAGCTGGCAAGCGGACTGACAAATCCCTTGCCAAAAAGCTGTAAAAAATTATCGTATGGATTTACCTTTAAATACATCTGTCCTGTAAATTGCGACAGTTGATCGTTTTTTACGCCGCTCACATTGGTGGCTCGTATAACTTCTTTCTCTTTTTTGGGATTTTTCTGATAATATAGGTCTGATACTGTTTCAGTTATAAATATAGGCAGATAACTCTTACCACTTACAAAAGAGGTATCCACATAATCAAAAATAAACTGGAACTGTTTAAAAAGGCGGTTTTTCTTAAAATTTTCGTCGACGTTGCTAATATCAAACTCCATTTTGTTATAAACCTCTGATTCCCAAAACTCAAGTCTATCTGTATTGTTTTTGTTCCTGTGCGCATGTAAAGAATCGAGTAAAATTAAAGCCGGATTTTTACTAGGTTTGACAACAACTTCTTGTAAAGAAATAGCTGTGGCAGAAAGTTCCACATCTATTTCTTGAAATTGTGCTTTTTTTACTAAACGTACCTCCCTTTCATATCCGACGTATGAAAATATAAGGCTGTCGGAAGCTGTCCGAGTTTCAATATGATAATTACCCTCAAAGTCACTAATAACTCCTATTGTTGTACCTTGAAAAGCTATATTAACAAACGGGAGGGGCTCTTTAGTTGAGGCATCAATAACTTTTCCCCTTACTTTCGTTAGCTGAGCATAAGTTAAACATGGAAAAATAAAAAAGATAACATAAAGAGAAAGTCGCATAACCATTATTAATTATACTTTCTATCTTCTTAAAACGAAATTTTCTCCAAGATATACTTTTCTTACTTGCGGATCAACACTTAATTCTTCTGCAGTACCGGACTTAAGAATAGAACCATTAAAAAGTAAATACGCTCTATCTGTTATGCTTAATGTTTCATGAACATTATGGTCGGTGATTAAAACACCGATATTTCTATCTTTTAACTTAAATACAATTTCCTGAATATCTTGAACTGCGATAGGATCAACGCCAGCAAAAGGTTCATCAAGCAATATAAATTTTGGATTAATAGCCAAGGCACGCGCTATCTCTGTTCTACGGCGTTCGCCTCCAGATAATTGTATTCCAAGACTTTTTCTAATCCTCTGGAGTCCAAACTCATCTAATAACTCTTCAAGTTTTTCGGTACGATACTCTTTGCTGTACCGAGCCATCTCCATAACTGACAAAATATTGTCTTCAACACTTAACTTGCGAAAAACTGAAGCCTCTTGTGCTAAGTAGCCAATTCCCTGCTGAGCTCGAAGATAAACAGGTTCCGTGGTTATCTCTTTTCCATCAATAAAGATTTGTCCTGAATTTGGTCTTATTAAACCGACAATCATGTAAAAGGAAGTTGTTTTCCCAGCACCGTTCGGTCCCAACAAACCAACTATTTCTCCTTGGTTAACTTCGAGGTTTACGCCTCTGACCACAGTTCTTTTACCATATCGTTTAACCAAATTTGTTGCATGTAGCCGCATATGCCTTTTATGTTTTTACCACAAATATAGTTAAAAATAAAAGGTAGATTCAATCATTAATTAACTGTTAATCCCCATATTTTGAAAAACAGAAGACATATTGCTGAAAATCAAATGCTAAACAACAAAAAAAGGCTGCCCAAAAAATTTTAGACAGCCTCCCAAAATCAAAATTTTAAAAGTATGAAAAATCTATTTATAGATACCAAATTTCATACCAAAACTTTATTAAAAACACATAATTATTGTTTACTTAATTTTGGTAAACAAATTCTATTTTGACAATAAGTTCATAATTGTTTTGTAAACCAATACCGGAGCCACTTCAAATGAGTATCTCTTCTCAATTCTTTCAGTAAATTTGTGTGCATCTTTACCAAAAGCACCTATATCAAGTACAGGTAAATCAAGTTTCTGCATCTCTTCTAACGGAAGTGAATACTTAGTTCCATATCCCGGCATGTTATTCTTCAATGCAGCAATAATTTTTGGGTCTTTGGGTGCAGCACCATAACTTAAATCAGATATGTACGGGAAAAACTTTTTGTAAACCAATTTGTAATCTGTCTTTGTTGAATTAACAGCATCGGCAACAGCTTCAAGCAGAGCTTTTTCTTTTGGTCTTTTCCCTTCCACATAAATGTGTGGATAATATGGTGGGGTAAAGTAAACTATTACGATTGGCTCTCTGTCTGACCATAGTTTGTGAGTCTCTTCTACAATCTTTAATGCAAAATCTCTTTGGTCTATGGATTCATCTTTTAACATTGTATTTGAGAGCTTTTCTAACTGTTTGTCGAGTTCATCTCCCATTTCTGCTTTAACTTTTTGATACAACTCTTCGTATGAAATAACTCTGCTTTCCCATGGTAATTTTTTGAATTTACGTCTTGCCAATTTGCAAAATCTTTTATACTGTGTGTTTAAACTATCAATTGTATTTTGGAAAGCCTCTTTCCCCGCTTTAATCATTTTATTTAAAACTTCATCGGGCGTGCTTATGTGTGTTGCATAATTGAAAAAGAGTGTTGCTGTTTTGGCGGTCTGAACCGAGTATTCGGGCTTTAAGTCACGCTGTCTCAAAGTGATAGGGGGCAAAGAAACCTCTCCCTCAGCAATATCACAAAAATCTGCATTTAGGTTAATTCTTGTGGTAATTTCTGCAGCTATTTGATTGGCATCAACTCCTTTAAAAGATTCTCCAACGTGTGTCTCTTTTCCTACAACATAGAATGATGGCATAAGCTTGCCAACAGTACCGATGTATACATATTTATTTTCGTCTCCTTCATACTCAGATGTCATATAATCGGTGTCTAATAGTGCTAAATAGTCGAAATTCTCTTTTTCTTGAAGTTTAATAAATTCAGGAATAACAGATAACATGCCTCCCGAGTTTCCTTCTTCGTCGCAAACAGCTGCAAAAATCAAATTCCCTTCGAAGTTTCCAATATCTTTCGAAATTTCTTCCATGACAGCCATAATAATAGCATCGCCTGTTTTCATGTCAAATAGTCCGCGCCCGAATAGATATTCACCCGACTCTAGGTCTTTTCTCACTTCAGGTGGCAATGTCGAAGCTATCTCTTTAAATTTTTCGGTAAGTTCGTATGGTTTATTAGCAAGATGTTTCAATGTTCCATAATCAGAAATACCAACCGTATCGGTATGTCCAATCATAATTATTGTTTTATCGCTTTTCTTTTTCTCACCTTTCATTATTGCTATAAGTGACTTGCGCCCTAATTTGTCGTTGGGTACATCCACAAATTTCAAATAATCAGGGTGTTTTTTGTAATAATCCATCTCCGAAAAGATTTCGAATACTTTTTGAACAGAATCCAATTCTCCCGGTGTTTCAACAACGCTAAGCTGATTTGTCAATGCAACGGCTATTTCTTCTATTCTTGCCGAAATTTGTTTGTTCATAATCTGTCTGTTTTATATATTATTATTTATTAGATACATTAGTACGTCTATCGTCCAATCTGCGCACATTTTGTTAGTAAACGACAAAGATATTAAAATTTGTGAATGTAGAAAGTGATCTAAAGCTTAAATATATGACAGCTCTAGGTTTAAATAAATCTGACTCCTTATAAAATATTTAACAAATATTATGTATCTTTATGGCAATAATTAGTCAATATTTTTCAAAAACACTTAACTTATTGAAATATGGAAAAGATTTATATTTATGCAATTGTTGGTCTTGCGATAGCGGTTATACTCTTAGGAATTTGGATAATACACCTTATCAATAAGGGGAAAAAAGAGCTTGTTTATACAAAAGAAGAGCTAAATCACAATATCAAATATTTAGAATCAGAAATTAATAAAATAAAGAAAGATTTAACAAAACACTCTAACTATCACGAAAAAAAAGATAAATCAAAATCTTAGTCAAAACGCATTATGTCTGACACTGGCAGTTTAGCAATGTATCTAACTGGCAGTGTCATCATCGCAAGAAGGGTTATAAATGCTACTACGTTGATAATTACCCAATATAAAACAGAAAAATCAACAGGAACGTGTGTTAGATAATAGTTTGTGGCATCAAGTTTTATTGGATGCCATATTTTTTGTATAACGATGAGCGTCATTCCTATGACGTTACCGTAAAATAATCCCTTACCAATAATTTGTGAAGAGCGTATTATAAATATTCTTTGTAGAGCCGTATTGGTTGTTCCAAGGGTTTTTAGTATGCCAACAACTTCTGTTCGCTCAAGTATCATTATAAGAAGTCCTGTTACCATACATGCACCTGACACCAAAATCATAAGAATTATAATAACATATACATTAACGTTTTGCATCTCCAACCAATCGAATATTTGTCGCTGACTTTCGGTTATAGCAACTGCTCTCATGGCTGATTTGTTTTCGTCAAAAGCTAACGCTGTAAGGTGTCGTAGCTTTGATGTGGTCTCTTCAATATCATCAAATTTGTGTAAAAAAACTTCGAAGCCTGATATTTCGTCTTCACTCCAACCGTTAAGTCTTTGGATATGACGCAAATCACAGAGTACAAACAACTCGTCGAACATTTCAAAACTTGTGTCAAAAATACCACTAATAACAAAGTTTCGCACACGCACAGGCTTTTGCATAAAATACGTCGGTAGACGATCGTTCAGTTTTAAATTGAGTTTATTTGCAACTGTTTTTGAGATAACAACCTGATTACTAATAGATGAATCGCTAATAGTTGGCAAAAAACCATCTACCATATATGCTGAAAAGAATGTTGTGTCGTAATCGGCAGATATTCCTTTTAATACAATTGCCTGTAGCTCTGTATCTAACCTAACTATTCCTGGTTTAGTTGCAAATTTTTGTATATGTTTTATTTCAGGGATTTCTCTTATTTTCTCTAAAGTTGGCTGATTTTCTGTAATAGGATTGCTGTCGTGCGACAAATTCATATCAAAATTTATCAGGTTAATGTGAGATGAAAATCCTGATATTTTCTCACT is part of the Bacteroidales bacterium genome and encodes:
- a CDS encoding ABC transporter permease, yielding MQFVRFIVGRLFKSGSKTENLSTPMLKISTIGIALGMAVMLVSISIVIGYKREISEKISGFSSHINLINFDMNLSHDSNPITENQPTLEKIREIPEIKHIQKFATKPGIVRLDTELQAIVLKGISADYDTTFFSAYMVDGFLPTISDSSISNQVVISKTVANKLNLKLNDRLPTYFMQKPVRVRNFVISGIFDTSFEMFDELFVLCDLRHIQRLNGWSEDEISGFEVFLHKFDDIEETTSKLRHLTALAFDENKSAMRAVAITESQRQIFDWLEMQNVNVYVIIILMILVSGACMVTGLLIMILERTEVVGILKTLGTTNTALQRIFIIRSSQIIGKGLFYGNVIGMTLIVIQKIWHPIKLDATNYYLTHVPVDFSVLYWVIINVVAFITLLAMMTLPVRYIAKLPVSDIMRFD
- a CDS encoding diaminopimelate epimerase; this translates as MFKQINFFKYHGAGNDFIMLDNRSQQYSALTSKEISFLCNRHFAIGADGLIMIENSDHGDFYMRYFNSDGAEGTMCGNGGRCAVLFAHNLKLFDKSTTFFAVDGEHKADLLSDGQIRLKMSDSSLPEAVNEKMYKINTGSPHLVVFVENVENYNVKKIGRKLRYDTQIYPEGTNVNFCQIVDNKIKIRTYERGVEDETLACGTGSVASSIVSYFLGLIKQNKNILLETKGGQLAVSFDMSDKVYDIFLTGPAKKVFEGKIV
- a CDS encoding M20/M25/M40 family metallo-hydrolase translates to MNKQISARIEEIAVALTNQLSVVETPGELDSVQKVFEIFSEMDYYKKHPDYLKFVDVPNDKLGRKSLIAIMKGEKKKSDKTIIMIGHTDTVGISDYGTLKHLANKPYELTEKFKEIASTLPPEVRKDLESGEYLFGRGLFDMKTGDAIIMAVMEEISKDIGNFEGNLIFAAVCDEEGNSGGMLSVIPEFIKLQEKENFDYLALLDTDYMTSEYEGDENKYVYIGTVGKLMPSFYVVGKETHVGESFKGVDANQIAAEITTRINLNADFCDIAEGEVSLPPITLRQRDLKPEYSVQTAKTATLFFNYATHISTPDEVLNKMIKAGKEAFQNTIDSLNTQYKRFCKLARRKFKKLPWESRVISYEELYQKVKAEMGDELDKQLEKLSNTMLKDESIDQRDFALKIVEETHKLWSDREPIVIVYFTPPYYPHIYVEGKRPKEKALLEAVADAVNSTKTDYKLVYKKFFPYISDLSYGAAPKDPKIIAALKNNMPGYGTKYSLPLEEMQKLDLPVLDIGAFGKDAHKFTERIEKRYSFEVAPVLVYKTIMNLLSK
- the lptB gene encoding LPS export ABC transporter ATP-binding protein; its protein translation is MRLHATNLVKRYGKRTVVRGVNLEVNQGEIVGLLGPNGAGKTTSFYMIVGLIRPNSGQIFIDGKEITTEPVYLRAQQGIGYLAQEASVFRKLSVEDNILSVMEMARYSKEYRTEKLEELLDEFGLQRIRKSLGIQLSGGERRRTEIARALAINPKFILLDEPFAGVDPIAVQDIQEIVFKLKDRNIGVLITDHNVHETLSITDRAYLLFNGSILKSGTAEELSVDPQVRKVYLGENFVLRR
- a CDS encoding carboxypeptidase-like regulatory domain-containing protein translates to MRLSLYVIFFIFPCLTYAQLTKVRGKVIDASTKEPLPFVNIAFQGTTIGVISDFEGNYHIETRTASDSLIFSYVGYEREVRLVKKAQFQEIDVELSATAISLQEVVVKPSKNPALILLDSLHAHRNKNNTDRLEFWESEVYNKMEFDISNVDENFKKNRLFKQFQFIFDYVDTSFVSGKSYLPIFITETVSDLYYQKNPKKEKEVIRATNVSGVKNDQLSQFTGQMYLKVNPYDNFLQLFGKGFVSPLASFGSIYYKYYLIDSAYINNRWCYQISYLPRRSQEPTFTGNFWIHDTTFALSKINARLAQDANLNFVNDLIYDLEYQYVGDSLWFTKTEDIFIDFNISDNTSGIFGNKTTSYKNVVIGKKRDDNFFNPQLAQEFITLDSVNNFSDEEWGKLRHMELTKKELQIYDMVDSIKQVPIFQTWVDVINTLVNGHYIYKFFEIGPYYKLYSFNAIEGNRFRFGGRTSNDFSTKLMLTGHVAYGEGDKRWKFATGGLYMFNKNPRKSAGWNVKHDIEQLGISQNAFTQDNILASFLRRTYNRKLTMVDEAEIFFEYEWFQGLSNTLKVNTRQIWSTEYVPFVVFANGEQTSLEKLPSTEITLNTRYAYNEKFLLGEFLRISLGTNYPILNFDLTAGLKGVFNSEYEYYRIHASVEHGFSINPIGRLKYILDMGMYFGNAPYPLLQLHEGNETYAYDNYAFNMMNYYEFVSDKYVSLLAEHHFDGFFFNRIPLFRKLKWREVVAAKGLIGRVSDNNVSLMKFPEGLRELTVPYVEASMGIENILKLFRIDAMWRLTYLDYQENVTNQTEIPKFGIRVQLKFEF
- a CDS encoding PDZ domain-containing protein; translation: MKRNTFFLSLLTGFSGGAIVLIAYLFFSNPKENNSHSTVEFKSSTPVQLAESVHNVQNSRYVNLTAAAQKSVDAVVHVKTLSSRQSQSYSNPFLDFFFGSPGFGYEEKPVLSSGSGVIITEDGFIVTNNHVIENSNRVEVTLNDKRTFEAQLIGTDPSTDIALLKIEGNNFSCLPFGNSDSAKVGEWVLAVGNPFNLTSTVTAGIISAKARNINIINKKYGIESFIQTDAAVNPGNSGGALVNSKGELIGINTAIASHTGTFTGYSFAIPISIVQKVVSDLVEFGEVQRAILGIVVSDINSQLAEKFNLKVLDGVLVQQTEAGSPASKAGIEPGDVITHIGAIQIKTLSEFQDHLIRFRPGDEISLTINRNGKTVDKKAILQNRFGSTDIIKRTDVMNVLGAIFKPISKDDAKSLGIKGGLQVIDLEKGKLLNAGIRNGFIITIVNGQSILKIEDLNDALNKATKGGVYVEGIYPNGMRAYYAFGL